Proteins from a single region of Shinella zoogloeoides:
- a CDS encoding D-glucuronyl C5-epimerase family protein, which yields MTAWFRLALAAFLAAWTFCFSTLAFADAKLRGLQMFYGDVTHAFGTETTPEVTPCVAPRIGWQSEGKSCLDHPTKVASDGLLLILRGNRAAAAEHGQWLLDHAEWRHRGLFFPFQWDLVTFWPYEMKAPWVSGLTQGLAVGLFSYLYEATGEARWADAARTTYRSYLVDKDQGGFAGRDTDGVTFEEYPTEPATHVLNGSAVAAIALHDYARIFADDDALKLFDEATRWYENNIERYTLASSTHRTIISRYSLAPKRAEVLFRIVGAAKAKIHTLELRSDDEVIARLDIGSDGDDTMSSPTHIWNDPAYQNWGEKDSEGDETFRRYIPDQGEYNHAPFTFTIPEGVEHLSLYIEAAIEDNRSLDVQFYTGAEYMAIGQINGAAPTFTFPLGESIRAASVMEGAKPAVNPQYWDDNFQLAKILGTLSSSKPLTRVANSWRQSAQLVPFAALPDHKFEWIDEATPVLDLVPNSQESRHVEYPSVITTPDGKRILYSAIGEDGRWRIYLATSQMGENWTRQGQIFDDGTLPFTGNYAFPNVIAFEENGARRYTMVFAAASKASVTYDTLYLSHSSDGAQWSAPQAVLRDLLVLDPLLMRHPDGGFEVFYVVNEGSVQAIMSARSPDGTQWTAANSVWASRGAAKAGIYTIGGVVHKDVQLFLLEEMIADERHVWNAYCRDFTGAFIKLPGNPLHIDASGNDSPMLYGMAFENNTELGYVYYNEISALGAETGGVIRKSRVEPDELGTLDLQTCAKSGGEWP from the coding sequence ATGACCGCCTGGTTTCGTCTTGCCCTTGCTGCATTTCTTGCTGCATGGACATTCTGTTTTTCCACGCTGGCATTTGCAGATGCAAAGCTGCGCGGCTTGCAGATGTTTTATGGCGATGTTACGCATGCTTTTGGAACGGAAACCACACCGGAAGTCACGCCATGCGTCGCACCACGTATCGGTTGGCAATCGGAAGGAAAATCATGTCTCGATCATCCGACAAAGGTTGCCTCGGACGGATTGCTCTTGATATTGCGCGGAAATCGGGCGGCGGCAGCGGAACACGGGCAATGGCTGCTTGACCATGCCGAGTGGCGACACCGCGGGCTGTTCTTCCCCTTTCAATGGGACCTTGTAACCTTCTGGCCTTATGAGATGAAAGCGCCCTGGGTTTCGGGTCTTACGCAAGGGCTGGCAGTGGGGCTGTTCAGCTATCTTTACGAGGCGACGGGTGAGGCGCGTTGGGCTGATGCGGCGCGGACCACCTATCGCAGCTATCTCGTAGACAAGGATCAGGGCGGTTTTGCCGGGCGCGATACGGATGGCGTCACCTTCGAGGAATATCCAACTGAGCCCGCGACCCATGTGCTTAATGGCTCGGCGGTGGCGGCGATTGCCCTGCATGATTATGCACGCATTTTTGCCGATGATGACGCGCTCAAACTCTTTGATGAGGCCACGCGCTGGTATGAAAACAATATTGAGCGCTATACGCTGGCCAGTTCTACCCACAGGACGATTATTTCGCGTTATTCACTCGCTCCGAAACGCGCAGAAGTCCTGTTTCGCATTGTTGGCGCGGCAAAGGCCAAAATCCACACACTTGAATTGCGTTCAGATGACGAGGTGATTGCCAGGCTCGATATTGGCAGTGACGGTGATGATACCATGTCGAGCCCGACCCATATATGGAATGATCCGGCCTATCAGAACTGGGGCGAAAAGGACTCCGAGGGAGATGAAACCTTCCGGCGCTATATTCCAGATCAGGGTGAATACAACCACGCCCCCTTTACTTTCACCATTCCTGAAGGCGTCGAACACCTCTCTTTGTATATCGAAGCCGCTATCGAGGATAACCGGTCGCTTGATGTCCAGTTCTATACAGGAGCTGAATATATGGCGATAGGACAGATCAATGGAGCGGCGCCAACATTCACCTTTCCTCTCGGCGAATCGATCCGTGCAGCAAGTGTTATGGAAGGCGCGAAACCGGCAGTGAACCCCCAATATTGGGATGATAATTTTCAACTCGCAAAGATCCTCGGCACGCTTTCCAGCTCCAAGCCTCTTACACGTGTCGCCAATAGCTGGCGGCAATCGGCGCAATTGGTGCCGTTCGCAGCTCTTCCGGATCACAAGTTTGAGTGGATTGACGAGGCGACGCCTGTGCTTGATCTCGTGCCTAACTCGCAAGAATCCAGGCATGTCGAATATCCGAGTGTTATCACAACGCCGGATGGGAAGCGGATTTTATATTCTGCCATCGGGGAAGATGGTCGTTGGCGGATTTATCTCGCCACCTCTCAAATGGGCGAGAACTGGACGCGGCAGGGCCAGATTTTTGACGATGGCACATTACCCTTTACTGGCAATTATGCCTTCCCGAATGTCATCGCCTTTGAGGAAAATGGCGCGCGGCGTTACACCATGGTTTTTGCGGCAGCTTCGAAAGCCAGTGTGACATATGATACGCTTTATCTGTCCCATTCGTCTGATGGCGCGCAATGGAGCGCGCCGCAAGCCGTGCTGCGCGATCTCCTTGTCCTCGACCCGTTGCTCATGCGCCACCCGGATGGTGGATTTGAAGTGTTCTATGTGGTCAATGAAGGCAGTGTTCAGGCCATTATGTCCGCGCGTTCACCTGATGGCACGCAATGGACAGCGGCCAACAGCGTCTGGGCGTCTCGCGGGGCGGCAAAGGCCGGAATCTATACAATCGGTGGCGTTGTTCATAAGGATGTGCAATTGTTCCTTCTGGAAGAAATGATCGCCGATGAACGGCATGTGTGGAACGCTTATTGCCGCGATTTTACTGGCGCATTCATCAAATTACCCGGCAATCCGCTGCATATTGACGCGAGTGGCAATGACTCGCCGATGCTGTATGGAATGGCCTTTGAAAACAATACAGAGCTTGGTTACGTCTACTATAATGAAATCTCCGCACTCGGGGCGGAAACCGGCGGCGTTATCCGCAAATCCCGCGTGGAGCCAGATGAATTAGGTACGCTTGATCTTCAGACTTGCGCAAAATCAGGCGGAGAGTGGCCGTGA
- the wecB gene encoding non-hydrolyzing UDP-N-acetylglucosamine 2-epimerase, whose product MTKKILSIVGARPQFIKAAAVSREIVKTPGLEEIMLHTGQHFDDNMSDVFFRELGIPRPHHYLDIHGGSHGEMTGRMLAEVEAVMLAEKPDIVLIYGDTNSTLAGALAAAKLHIPIAHVEAGLRSFNRAMPEEINRVLADHVSQWLFCPTQTAIRNLEREGIKEGVFHVGDVMYDAALDATHRARQESSILGRLSLAPGDYAVATLHRAENTDTREALVRAIDYLREAAGERQVVLPLHPRTRSAAAWFGVSLDGLTIIDPVGYLDMAAILENCTKVFTDSGGLQKEAYFHRKPCVTLRGETEWVETIAAGWNRLWTEQGEDHERQDIADYGAGHAAHEICTILAGEPL is encoded by the coding sequence ATGACCAAAAAAATCCTCTCCATCGTCGGCGCCCGGCCTCAATTTATCAAGGCTGCTGCGGTCTCGCGTGAAATTGTCAAAACGCCGGGGCTTGAGGAAATCATGCTGCACACGGGCCAGCATTTCGATGACAATATGTCAGATGTCTTCTTTCGCGAACTCGGCATTCCGCGCCCGCATCACTATCTCGATATCCATGGTGGCTCTCACGGCGAGATGACCGGGCGGATGCTGGCGGAGGTCGAGGCTGTCATGTTGGCGGAAAAGCCCGACATCGTGCTTATCTATGGCGACACGAATTCAACATTGGCGGGCGCGCTCGCTGCCGCCAAGCTGCATATTCCCATCGCCCATGTCGAGGCGGGCTTGCGCTCGTTCAATCGCGCCATGCCCGAAGAGATTAACCGGGTTCTTGCTGATCATGTCAGTCAATGGCTGTTTTGTCCCACGCAGACGGCGATACGCAATCTTGAGCGCGAGGGGATTAAAGAGGGCGTCTTTCATGTCGGAGACGTGATGTATGATGCAGCCCTGGATGCAACCCATCGGGCGCGCCAGGAATCCAGCATTCTGGGACGTCTCTCGCTTGCGCCGGGCGATTATGCGGTGGCAACGCTCCATCGTGCCGAAAATACCGATACGCGAGAGGCGCTGGTGCGTGCCATCGATTATCTCCGCGAGGCCGCGGGCGAGCGGCAAGTGGTGCTGCCGCTGCATCCACGCACGCGCAGTGCGGCGGCATGGTTTGGTGTTTCGCTTGACGGGCTGACCATCATCGATCCCGTCGGTTATCTTGATATGGCAGCGATCTTGGAAAACTGCACAAAGGTTTTCACCGATTCAGGTGGCTTGCAGAAAGAGGCCTATTTCCACCGCAAGCCATGCGTCACCCTGCGTGGGGAAACCGAATGGGTCGAAACCATAGCGGCGGGCTGGAACCGCCTGTGGACGGAGCAGGGGGAAGACCACGAG
- a CDS encoding glycosyltransferase has protein sequence MTPPRVLVLSHMYPRDSYPIGGIFVHEQVKALRQQGNVVAVLSGEPFWISTRKPRRIIKGLRAWQEQPLRWCQHDGVPVMYFPYCVGGVFRNFVHAISYLQAALRVIDTARARFPFDIIHAHTSFLDGYTAVQLGKRYGCPVVLTEHMGPFSVLTRNVAMRYFTGVAVRKADRVLAVSQALRNDMIAELGAVAERAEVLGNGVDPTIYFPAHPTAPEIPQCLDEPKGQADEELIDFSGSTQRPTPERMRQTRSARARMLWVGHVSAVKGVDRLIRALARANVQGAEVDLTLMGGGELDGVRELADTIGMGPHVTFLPAGERPDVAAAMWAHDFLVVSSHKETFSLVALEALACGRPVLTTACGGPEDFVIDGENGLIVPNSEEGLSEGVVRMAKTHNDFDIGTLAGKIAKTQSWEAVTGKLEAIYKYLADSVSSKTKDTQKANRASGPTPSASMPKRVLMISTDHLMIDRRILQEAMSLRDAGHQVEILAGFECPKPADYDLDGIHISRFVFDWNDTRAQRLLSFVKYRNNRSWPYLWRATRKALALVTGLTSFEHFVLRQIVTRRFDVLHVHDFPLLRVGIEVKKRLGSTLVYDAHELYHGQEILPGWVQRRYKRQEKRLIHAVDAAITVNPYIAGIMARDYNCKIPSVLLNAAPLAEENNRASSGLRARLKLPEAARIVLYQGWMSPERGIDVLVRAAAHFPEGVHLVLVGYGDCEPQLKAISREQGTDDGRVIFMGRMEPDELAELTWEADLGVIPYRPVDLNHLYCSPNKLFEFAVAGVPFLANDLPFLRDIADEYGFGLVADMNVPEALAEAVCSIFEEPDRLATLKSAARKAGLRLNWDVEGQKLLEIYARLPEGIHNI, from the coding sequence ATGACCCCCCCGCGCGTTCTTGTTCTGTCGCATATGTATCCGCGCGACTCTTACCCAATAGGCGGGATTTTTGTTCATGAGCAGGTCAAGGCACTCAGGCAGCAGGGGAACGTGGTTGCGGTCCTGTCTGGTGAGCCGTTCTGGATATCTACGCGCAAGCCACGTCGCATTATAAAGGGACTTCGTGCTTGGCAGGAACAGCCTCTGCGCTGGTGCCAACATGACGGGGTGCCGGTTATGTACTTTCCTTATTGCGTGGGCGGTGTTTTCCGCAATTTTGTTCATGCCATATCTTACTTGCAAGCAGCGCTGCGTGTAATCGATACGGCTCGGGCCAGATTTCCTTTCGATATCATCCACGCCCATACCTCTTTTCTAGATGGATATACGGCAGTTCAACTGGGGAAGCGATATGGCTGCCCGGTTGTGCTGACGGAACACATGGGTCCGTTTTCGGTTCTCACACGCAATGTCGCCATGCGGTATTTTACGGGCGTAGCGGTGCGAAAGGCAGATCGGGTGCTGGCGGTGAGCCAGGCCCTGCGCAACGACATGATCGCGGAATTGGGCGCTGTGGCTGAGCGTGCGGAAGTGCTCGGCAATGGCGTCGATCCCACCATTTATTTTCCTGCTCACCCAACAGCACCTGAGATCCCGCAGTGTCTTGACGAACCGAAGGGCCAGGCAGACGAAGAACTGATAGACTTTTCTGGTTCGACGCAAAGGCCCACACCAGAGCGGATGCGGCAAACCAGAAGCGCGCGCGCACGCATGTTGTGGGTGGGTCATGTGAGTGCGGTCAAGGGCGTTGATCGCCTTATCAGGGCGCTTGCGCGAGCGAATGTGCAAGGCGCGGAGGTGGACCTGACGCTGATGGGCGGCGGGGAACTGGATGGCGTGCGGGAACTCGCCGATACAATTGGCATGGGCCCGCATGTCACTTTCCTGCCAGCCGGAGAACGGCCGGACGTTGCAGCGGCGATGTGGGCGCATGATTTTCTCGTCGTTTCAAGCCATAAAGAGACGTTCAGCCTTGTGGCACTTGAAGCGCTCGCCTGTGGGCGCCCTGTTCTGACAACTGCCTGCGGTGGACCAGAAGACTTTGTCATCGACGGAGAAAACGGTTTAATCGTTCCAAATAGCGAGGAGGGATTAAGCGAAGGCGTTGTGCGTATGGCAAAAACCCACAACGACTTCGATATTGGAACATTGGCGGGAAAAATCGCGAAAACGCAAAGCTGGGAAGCGGTTACCGGAAAACTTGAAGCGATATACAAATATCTGGCCGATAGCGTGTCGTCCAAGACCAAAGATACTCAAAAAGCCAACAGAGCAAGCGGGCCAACACCGAGTGCCTCCATGCCAAAACGTGTTTTAATGATATCCACCGATCATTTGATGATCGACCGGCGCATTCTTCAGGAGGCTATGAGCCTGCGTGATGCGGGGCATCAGGTGGAAATACTGGCCGGGTTTGAATGCCCGAAACCGGCAGATTATGACCTGGATGGCATCCACATCTCCCGCTTCGTGTTTGACTGGAACGATACGCGCGCGCAGAGGCTGCTCTCTTTCGTCAAGTACCGCAACAACCGTTCCTGGCCTTATTTATGGCGTGCGACACGCAAGGCCCTCGCACTTGTTACGGGATTAACAAGTTTTGAGCATTTTGTGCTGCGTCAGATTGTGACACGGCGATTTGATGTGCTGCATGTTCATGATTTCCCACTGCTGCGGGTTGGCATTGAGGTGAAAAAGCGGCTTGGCTCTACGCTCGTCTATGACGCGCATGAACTCTATCACGGACAAGAGATCCTGCCCGGCTGGGTCCAGCGGCGCTATAAACGGCAGGAAAAACGCCTCATTCACGCAGTGGATGCGGCGATCACCGTCAATCCCTATATTGCAGGCATCATGGCGCGTGATTATAATTGCAAAATTCCGTCCGTTCTTTTGAATGCCGCCCCGCTCGCAGAAGAAAACAACCGCGCGTCAAGCGGTTTGCGCGCGCGATTGAAACTGCCTGAGGCGGCGCGCATCGTGCTTTATCAGGGCTGGATGTCGCCCGAGCGCGGCATTGATGTGCTGGTGCGGGCGGCAGCGCATTTCCCAGAAGGCGTTCATCTTGTGCTCGTTGGTTATGGCGATTGCGAGCCGCAATTAAAGGCGATCAGCCGCGAGCAGGGCACGGATGACGGGCGCGTGATTTTTATGGGTCGCATGGAGCCGGATGAGCTGGCAGAACTCACATGGGAAGCCGATCTGGGCGTCATTCCTTATCGTCCGGTCGATCTCAATCACCTCTATTGCAGCCCCAACAAGCTGTTTGAATTTGCCGTGGCCGGTGTGCCGTTCCTTGCCAATGATCTGCCATTTCTGCGTGATATTGCCGATGAATATGGATTTGGCCTTGTCGCTGATATGAATGTCCCCGAGGCTTTGGCGGAAGCGGTTTGTTCAATCTTTGAAGAGCCAGACCGCCTTGCCACCCTCAAATCCGCCGCGCGCAAGGCAGGTTTGCGTCTCAACTGGGATGTGGAGGGGCAGAAGCTTCTGGAAATTTATGCGCGCTTGCCCGAAGGGATTCACAATATATGA
- a CDS encoding ABC transporter ATP-binding protein — translation MSDPIISLQDVSKHYRLFSSKGWRVLNALGVAVPRESARDFWALRDVNLTMKRGERVGLIGRNGAGKSTLLKLIAGLIRPSGGSLRVAGRVTALMELGTGFHPDLTGMQNVRASLAYLGLTGRASETKTGEIIEFAELGDFIHQPFRTYSAGMQARLTFTVATSVRPDILIVDEILGAGDAYFSIKAAGRMQEMTSAGATLILVSHDLASVQMMCDRAAWIDRGRLVAEGDTLTLCKSYMGAVRRQEDMRLKASGSGINPDAAEKGPDKTILTGRFVTGAPSAPKKRHSIRSLRLSFSGQEQACLRLGDARDNDSAEAIYLLDAPGFTNWSPPRIGNDKVVWRDFSDEKGRYLHAPFAINLPTSHAISGPVYLDIEHAVADGEEVRVEILSGETYSTVATLSPDYDSAWNMERISLPRELLGLPESPAEDAASARNDDHIVDGDSYGEGGVKIQTVSFFSLEDEQKEERRAFLCGEDATIEINWEADIEIESCRIVVAIYRMDGRCAAQIVSSPSSRSAGRHRDQVTLSPVRLGAMEYIVSVGIFKNLQDEHRHGAEPLHVLDRRFRLKVMTQPGASLEVGEFFHDAVWQRFIT, via the coding sequence ATGTCTGACCCCATCATTTCGCTGCAAGATGTCAGCAAGCATTATCGGCTATTCAGCTCCAAGGGCTGGCGTGTGCTGAATGCTCTGGGGGTAGCAGTCCCACGGGAATCTGCCCGGGATTTTTGGGCACTTCGTGATGTCAATTTGACCATGAAGCGCGGGGAGCGTGTTGGCCTTATTGGCCGCAATGGCGCGGGCAAGAGCACATTGCTCAAACTTATTGCCGGTTTGATACGCCCAAGCGGCGGTTCGCTGCGGGTTGCCGGGCGTGTGACGGCCCTTATGGAGCTTGGCACCGGCTTTCATCCCGACCTGACCGGCATGCAGAATGTGCGTGCTTCGCTTGCCTATCTCGGATTGACCGGCAGGGCGAGTGAAACGAAAACCGGGGAGATTATCGAGTTTGCAGAGCTTGGCGATTTCATTCACCAGCCCTTTCGGACCTATTCGGCCGGCATGCAGGCGCGTCTGACTTTTACCGTTGCAACAAGCGTTAGGCCCGACATTTTGATTGTTGACGAAATATTGGGCGCTGGCGATGCCTATTTCTCGATCAAGGCAGCGGGACGAATGCAGGAAATGACAAGCGCCGGTGCGACATTGATTCTTGTCTCGCATGATCTGGCTTCGGTTCAGATGATGTGCGACCGCGCCGCCTGGATTGACCGGGGCCGTCTTGTTGCCGAAGGCGATACGCTGACCTTGTGCAAATCCTATATGGGGGCAGTTCGCCGACAGGAAGATATGCGCCTGAAAGCTTCAGGCTCCGGCATAAATCCTGACGCGGCCGAAAAAGGGCCTGACAAGACCATTCTGACTGGCCGCTTTGTAACCGGCGCCCCATCTGCGCCCAAAAAACGTCACTCTATCCGCTCGCTTCGTCTTTCCTTTTCCGGGCAGGAGCAAGCTTGTTTGCGGCTTGGGGATGCGCGTGACAATGATTCAGCGGAAGCTATCTATTTGCTGGATGCGCCAGGCTTTACCAACTGGTCTCCCCCCAGAATAGGCAATGACAAAGTGGTATGGCGCGATTTTTCTGATGAAAAGGGACGCTATCTGCATGCACCTTTTGCTATCAACCTGCCGACAAGCCATGCGATATCCGGGCCTGTTTATCTTGATATTGAACATGCCGTAGCCGATGGCGAGGAGGTGCGGGTCGAGATATTATCGGGTGAGACCTATAGCACAGTGGCAACACTTTCACCCGACTATGACAGCGCATGGAACATGGAGCGCATCTCGCTGCCGCGCGAGCTGTTAGGTTTACCCGAAAGCCCTGCCGAAGACGCCGCGTCCGCCCGGAATGATGATCATATTGTGGATGGCGATTCTTATGGTGAGGGCGGCGTTAAAATCCAAACCGTAAGTTTCTTTTCTCTCGAAGATGAACAGAAAGAAGAACGCCGCGCATTTCTTTGCGGGGAGGATGCGACAATTGAAATCAATTGGGAAGCAGACATCGAAATTGAATCCTGCCGGATTGTCGTAGCAATTTACCGGATGGATGGACGTTGTGCAGCGCAGATCGTCAGTTCACCGTCCTCCCGTTCCGCCGGACGTCATCGTGATCAAGTGACCTTATCGCCAGTGCGCCTCGGAGCGATGGAGTATATTGTTTCTGTCGGCATCTTCAAAAATCTGCAGGATGAGCATCGCCATGGTGCAGAGCCCCTGCATGTGCTTGACCGACGTTTCCGCTTGAAAGTCATGACCCAGCCGGGTGCGTCATTGGAAGTCGGTGAATTCTTCCACGATGCTGTATGGCAACGATTTATCACATAG
- a CDS encoding ABC transporter permease yields the protein MTLPFTLIWQHRKTLIATFLYDLRQRHAASFFGLAWTVLFPILFLGLYSLVFNLILQIRLPGKSSFEYTLIIFSGLIPFLGFSEALSSGVSSLVDNRSLMKGTIFPVELIAMKSVLVSSVTMLVGLALLMGILIARGEALWTQLALPLAFLVQFLFSVGIVWILSIFNVFFRDISNLVSPLILFLMLVSPIGYTNDMIPPEMMPIMVINPLYYMISIYRDLIHFGVIPWRHLLAFGGVSLALFLLGFTLIQRLKAMATDHV from the coding sequence GTGACTTTACCTTTTACCCTCATCTGGCAGCATCGAAAAACGCTGATCGCGACGTTTCTCTACGATCTGCGCCAGCGTCACGCGGCAAGTTTCTTTGGCCTTGCCTGGACAGTGCTGTTCCCAATATTATTTCTGGGGCTCTATAGCCTCGTATTCAACCTGATCCTGCAAATCCGTCTGCCGGGGAAGAGTTCGTTTGAATATACGCTCATCATATTTTCCGGGCTCATTCCCTTTCTGGGGTTTAGCGAAGCGCTGTCTTCAGGCGTGAGCAGTCTCGTGGATAACCGCTCGCTCATGAAAGGGACAATCTTCCCGGTCGAACTCATTGCCATGAAATCGGTGCTGGTATCCTCGGTCACCATGCTGGTCGGGCTTGCCTTGCTGATGGGCATTCTCATTGCCCGGGGCGAAGCGCTCTGGACGCAACTTGCTCTGCCCCTCGCGTTTCTTGTGCAATTCCTTTTCTCTGTCGGAATCGTCTGGATATTATCAATCTTCAATGTTTTTTTCCGCGACATCTCCAATCTGGTCTCGCCACTTATTCTTTTTTTGATGCTTGTCTCGCCCATTGGCTATACAAATGACATGATCCCGCCGGAAATGATGCCGATTATGGTTATAAATCCGCTTTACTACATGATTTCGATTTACCGCGATCTCATTCACTTCGGCGTAATTCCCTGGCGCCATCTTCTCGCGTTCGGTGGCGTTTCATTGGCGCTGTTCCTCTTGGGCTTCACGCTCATCCAGCGCCTAAAAGCAATGGCAACCGACCATGTCTGA
- a CDS encoding class I SAM-dependent methyltransferase — protein sequence MEEPDSGFYYKQEVLWGGDIDASAKGVRDSVLSLVPEGARSILDAGCGNGAITNFLPEDRRIVGCDISPAALSHVRHPTQVADLQALPFADGEFDLVIATDVLEHIPDSSYAKTLDELDRVSARWLLIAVPYDELLDVATVDCASCNNLFHVHWHQRNYSAASLSQLWHERAGVAAHVFCGARWQISSPLLVKLRHLINGRYYPFEHALCPNCGTAYHPPALSQESIAIGRRLDALHYALAAKGKVPWPRHSEIVMLFDKTIHASTLSLPDEETTGSPAPLPEQVILKDIPRIPDPTSYGKNFRVISESPEAATLLFPRLPARLRPVPGEIPLVMFDPIMQKTVPLEREVDGWLKIPPVSASPFGYVMHVGAAIERLDSIMLDGEINPLTPEYMSAFSLGSISERREQELLGITEVLEAKRKEGEERVEALLDQNKELEAGRAAAEERIEALLVQNNKLEAGRGAAEDRIEALLVQNNELEAERAAAEKRIEALLVQNKELEAGRAAAEQRIEKLLDLSEELEAKRTAGEQRIRHLLASEAENSTT from the coding sequence ATGGAAGAACCGGATTCTGGCTTTTACTATAAACAGGAAGTGCTCTGGGGCGGCGATATCGATGCCTCTGCCAAAGGGGTGCGCGATAGCGTTCTTTCGCTGGTTCCTGAAGGGGCTCGCAGTATTTTGGATGCCGGTTGCGGTAATGGTGCAATTACCAATTTTCTCCCGGAGGATCGCCGTATTGTTGGCTGCGACATCTCGCCCGCCGCCCTCTCACATGTACGCCATCCTACCCAGGTTGCCGATCTTCAGGCACTTCCTTTCGCAGATGGGGAATTCGATCTGGTAATAGCTACGGATGTCCTAGAGCATATTCCGGATAGCTCCTACGCAAAAACGCTGGATGAGCTTGACCGCGTTTCCGCACGCTGGTTGCTTATTGCTGTGCCATATGATGAGCTACTCGACGTAGCGACAGTTGATTGCGCTTCTTGTAACAACCTGTTCCATGTGCATTGGCATCAGCGTAACTATTCTGCTGCAAGTCTATCGCAACTATGGCATGAGCGGGCAGGCGTGGCGGCGCATGTTTTTTGCGGGGCGCGCTGGCAGATTAGTTCACCGCTGCTCGTTAAACTACGACATCTCATCAACGGCCGTTACTATCCGTTTGAACATGCGCTATGCCCGAATTGTGGAACTGCATATCACCCGCCTGCTCTGTCGCAGGAATCAATAGCTATAGGGCGCCGATTGGACGCACTGCACTATGCGCTTGCTGCCAAGGGCAAGGTTCCCTGGCCTCGCCACTCCGAAATTGTCATGCTCTTTGACAAGACGATTCATGCTTCAACACTTTCATTACCTGACGAAGAAACGACTGGATCACCCGCCCCCCTTCCAGAACAAGTTATACTCAAAGATATTCCGCGCATCCCTGATCCTACCAGTTACGGCAAGAATTTCCGGGTAATTTCAGAATCGCCAGAGGCCGCAACGCTTCTTTTTCCTCGTCTTCCTGCACGTCTTCGCCCCGTACCCGGCGAGATACCCCTGGTTATGTTCGATCCTATAATGCAGAAAACTGTGCCACTTGAGCGTGAGGTGGATGGATGGCTCAAGATTCCGCCGGTCTCCGCATCACCGTTTGGATATGTGATGCATGTTGGCGCCGCAATCGAGCGACTCGACTCGATCATGCTGGATGGCGAAATCAATCCCCTCACACCCGAATATATGTCTGCTTTCTCGCTAGGTTCCATATCCGAGCGTAGGGAGCAGGAACTTTTGGGTATCACAGAGGTACTTGAGGCAAAGCGTAAAGAGGGAGAAGAGCGGGTTGAGGCGCTCCTTGATCAGAACAAAGAGTTGGAGGCAGGACGCGCCGCGGCCGAAGAGAGAATCGAAGCGCTCCTTGTTCAGAACAATAAGTTGGAGGCGGGACGCGGAGCGGCCGAAGACAGAATCGAGGCGCTCCTTGTTCAGAACAATGAGTTGGAGGCGGAACGCGCCGCGGCTGAAAAGAGAATCGAAGCGCTCCTTGTTCAGAACAAAGAGTTGGAGGCAGGACGCGCCGCGGCCGAACAGAGAATAGAAAAACTGCTGGACCTTTCTGAAGAACTTGAAGCCAAACGCACAGCAGGTGAGCAGAGAATTCGCCATCTACTTGCGAGCGAGGCAGAGAACAGCACGACATGA